From Cronobacter turicensis z3032, the proteins below share one genomic window:
- the yigI gene encoding Uncharacterized protein yigI, producing the protein MSATLLTPEAALQLVGEIFVYHMPFNRALGLELERYEKEYAQLAFNNQPMLVGNWAQSILHGGAIASALDVAAGLVCVGSTLTRHDSISEEELRQRLSRMGTIDMRVDYLRPGRGQRFTASSTLLRAGNKVAVARVELHNEEQVYIASATATYMVG; encoded by the coding sequence ATGTCCGCAACTCTGCTGACTCCGGAAGCGGCTCTGCAACTGGTCGGCGAAATCTTTGTTTATCATATGCCGTTTAACCGTGCCCTGGGGCTGGAGCTTGAGCGCTACGAGAAAGAATATGCTCAGCTCGCCTTTAACAATCAGCCGATGCTGGTAGGCAACTGGGCGCAAAGCATTCTGCACGGCGGGGCGATCGCCTCGGCGCTGGATGTGGCGGCAGGCCTGGTGTGCGTCGGCAGTACGCTCACACGCCATGACAGCATCAGCGAAGAGGAGCTGCGCCAGCGGCTCTCCCGGATGGGCACGATTGATATGCGCGTCGACTATTTGCGGCCCGGCCGCGGCCAGCGCTTTACCGCCTCCAGTACGCTGCTGCGCGCGGGCAATAAAGTGGCGGTGGCGCGGGTCGAATTACACAACGAAGAGCAGGTGTACATCGCCAGTGCTACGGCCACCTACATGGTAGGGTAA
- the pldA gene encoding Phospholipase A1 yields MRTFLGWFMAASLLPCTALAQEATIKEVHDAPAVRGSIIANLLQDHDNPFTLYPYESNYLLYTVTDDLNKEAIKSYDWTDNARKDEVKFQLSLAFPFWRGIMGPNSVLGASYTQKSWWQLSNSGQSSPFRETNYEPQLFLGFATDYDLAGWTLRDVEFGYNHQSNGRSDPTSRSWNRLYTRLMAQNGDWLVEVKPWYVIGDTDDNPNITKYMGYYQLKVGYQWGEAIWSVKGQYNWNTGYGGAELGLSYPITKHVRLYTQLYSGYGESLIDYNFNQTRFGFGVMLNDLF; encoded by the coding sequence ATGCGCACGTTTCTGGGTTGGTTTATGGCCGCAAGTTTGCTGCCATGCACAGCATTAGCACAGGAAGCGACTATAAAAGAGGTGCATGATGCGCCTGCCGTTCGCGGCAGCATCATCGCCAACCTGCTTCAGGATCACGATAACCCGTTTACGCTCTACCCTTATGAGAGCAACTATCTGCTCTATACCGTGACCGACGACCTGAATAAAGAGGCGATTAAGTCTTACGACTGGACCGATAACGCCCGTAAAGATGAAGTGAAATTCCAGCTGAGTCTGGCGTTCCCGTTCTGGCGCGGCATCATGGGCCCGAACTCTGTCCTGGGCGCGTCCTATACCCAAAAATCCTGGTGGCAGCTTTCCAACAGCGGGCAGTCGTCGCCGTTTCGTGAAACTAACTATGAACCGCAGCTTTTCTTAGGCTTCGCGACCGATTACGACCTGGCGGGCTGGACGCTGCGCGACGTGGAGTTTGGTTATAACCATCAGTCGAATGGCCGCTCTGACCCGACTTCCCGCAGCTGGAACCGCCTCTATACACGCCTGATGGCGCAGAACGGCGACTGGCTGGTGGAAGTGAAGCCGTGGTATGTGATTGGCGACACCGACGATAACCCGAACATCACCAAATACATGGGCTATTACCAGCTCAAGGTCGGGTATCAGTGGGGCGAGGCTATCTGGAGCGTGAAAGGCCAGTATAACTGGAACACCGGCTACGGCGGCGCGGAGCTTGGCCTGAGCTACCCGATCACGAAACACGTGCGTCTCTACACCCAGCTGTACAGCGGTTATGGCGAATCGTTAATTGATTACAACTTTAACCAGACTCGCTTTGGCTTTGGGGTTATGCTTAACGATCTCTTCTGA
- the recQ gene encoding ATP-dependent DNA helicase recQ encodes MSSEALQFPTQALKIAPVLFSVSGVSVAQAEVYSQETLAKQVLQETFGYQQFRPGQATIIDAVLEGRDCLVVMPTGGGKSLCYQIPALVKTGLTIVVSPLISLMKDQVDQLLANGVAAACLNSTQSRDEQHAVMAGCRTGEVRLLYIAPERLMMDNFIDTLGYWDLAMVAVDEAHCISQWGHDFRPEYAALGQLRARFPAVPFIALTATADDTTRRDIVRLLGLDDPLIEISSFDRPNIRYMLMEKFKPLDQLMRYVQEQRGKSGIIYCNSRAKVEDTAARLQSRGISAAAYHAGLEHEVRASVQEKFQRDDLQIVVATVAFGMGINKPNVRFVVHFDIPRNIESYYQETGRAGRDGLPAEAMLFYDPADMAWLRRCLEEKAPGPLQDIERHKLNAMGAFAEAQTCRRLVLLNYFGEGRQAPCGNCDICLDPPRRYDGLVDAQKALSAIARVEQRFGMGYVVEVLRGANNQRIRELGHDKLKVYGIGRDQSQEHWVSVIRQLIHLGVVTQNIAQHSALQLTEAARPFLRGEAPLMLAVPRVAALKPRVSQKSYGGNYDRKLFAKLRKLRKAIADEENIPPYVVFNDATLIEMAEQMPLSPGEMLGINGVGTRKLERFGRPFMTLIREHVDGDDEE; translated from the coding sequence ATCTCTTCTGAGGCATTGCAGTTTCCGACGCAGGCGCTGAAAATAGCGCCTGTTTTATTTTCAGTATCTGGAGTGAGTGTGGCGCAGGCGGAAGTTTACAGTCAGGAAACGCTGGCTAAGCAGGTTTTACAGGAAACCTTTGGCTATCAGCAGTTCCGTCCAGGCCAGGCCACCATTATCGACGCGGTGCTTGAAGGGCGCGACTGCCTGGTGGTGATGCCCACCGGCGGCGGCAAATCACTGTGTTATCAAATTCCGGCGCTGGTCAAAACCGGCCTGACCATCGTGGTTTCTCCGCTGATTTCCCTGATGAAAGACCAGGTCGATCAGCTTCTGGCGAACGGCGTGGCCGCGGCGTGTCTGAATTCGACGCAGAGCCGCGACGAGCAGCATGCGGTAATGGCGGGCTGTCGTACCGGAGAGGTGCGCCTGCTCTACATCGCGCCGGAAAGACTGATGATGGATAACTTCATCGACACCCTGGGCTACTGGGATCTGGCGATGGTGGCGGTGGACGAGGCGCACTGTATCTCCCAGTGGGGCCACGATTTCCGTCCGGAGTACGCGGCGCTCGGGCAGCTGCGCGCGCGTTTCCCGGCGGTGCCGTTTATCGCGCTCACCGCCACGGCGGATGACACCACGCGGCGCGATATCGTGCGCCTGCTGGGCCTTGACGATCCGCTGATTGAAATCAGCAGTTTTGACCGCCCGAACATCCGCTACATGCTGATGGAAAAATTCAAACCGCTCGATCAGCTGATGCGCTATGTCCAGGAGCAGCGCGGTAAATCCGGCATCATCTACTGCAACAGCCGCGCGAAAGTGGAAGACACCGCCGCTCGTCTGCAAAGCCGCGGCATCAGCGCCGCCGCCTACCACGCGGGCCTGGAACATGAGGTGCGCGCCTCGGTGCAGGAGAAATTCCAGCGCGACGATTTACAAATAGTGGTGGCGACCGTGGCGTTCGGCATGGGCATCAATAAGCCCAACGTGCGCTTTGTCGTGCACTTCGATATTCCGCGCAACATTGAATCCTACTATCAGGAGACGGGCCGCGCCGGGCGCGACGGCCTGCCTGCCGAAGCGATGCTGTTTTACGATCCGGCGGATATGGCGTGGCTGCGCCGCTGCCTGGAAGAAAAAGCGCCAGGCCCGCTTCAGGATATTGAGCGCCACAAGCTGAACGCGATGGGCGCGTTCGCCGAGGCGCAAACCTGTCGTCGTCTGGTGCTGCTGAACTATTTCGGCGAAGGGCGTCAGGCGCCGTGCGGCAACTGCGATATCTGTCTCGATCCGCCGCGCCGCTACGACGGACTGGTGGACGCGCAAAAAGCGCTGTCGGCTATCGCGCGCGTGGAGCAGCGCTTCGGGATGGGGTATGTGGTGGAGGTGCTGCGCGGCGCGAATAACCAGCGCATTCGCGAGCTCGGTCACGACAAGCTCAAGGTGTACGGCATCGGGCGCGACCAGAGCCAGGAGCACTGGGTCAGCGTTATCCGCCAGCTTATTCATCTGGGCGTGGTGACGCAGAACATTGCGCAGCACTCGGCCTTACAGTTAACCGAAGCCGCGCGTCCGTTCCTGCGTGGCGAAGCGCCACTGATGCTGGCGGTGCCGCGCGTCGCGGCGCTCAAACCGCGCGTGTCGCAAAAATCTTACGGCGGCAATTACGACCGTAAGCTATTCGCGAAACTGCGCAAACTGCGTAAAGCCATCGCCGATGAAGAAAACATCCCGCCGTATGTCGTTTTTAACGACGCGACGCTGATCGAAATGGCCGAGCAGATGCCGCTCAGCCCCGGCGAAATGCTTGGAATTAACGGCGTCGGCACCCGCAAACTGGAGCGCTTCGGCAGACCGTTTATGACGCTCATCCGCGAGCACGTCGACGGCGACGACGAAGAGTAG
- the rhtC gene encoding Threonine efflux protein — MILTWQTSMLTLFFTVAMVHLVALASPGPDFFFVSQTAASRSRKEALMGVLGITAGVMVWSGVALLGLHLILEKMAWLHNIIVVGGGLYLCWMGYQMLRGALKKSAPTGEAPQVELAARGRSFLKGMLTNLANPKAVIYFGSVFSLFVSDSVGTSARWGIFVLIALETFAWFALVASVFALPKMRRGYQRLARWIDGTAGALFTGFGIHLIISR; from the coding sequence CTGATTCTGACCTGGCAAACCTCTATGTTAACGCTGTTCTTTACCGTCGCGATGGTGCATCTGGTGGCGCTGGCAAGTCCTGGCCCCGACTTCTTTTTTGTCTCCCAAACGGCGGCCAGCCGCTCGCGCAAAGAGGCGCTGATGGGCGTACTGGGCATAACCGCGGGCGTCATGGTCTGGTCCGGCGTGGCGCTGCTCGGCCTGCATCTGATCCTCGAAAAAATGGCCTGGCTCCATAACATCATCGTGGTGGGCGGCGGGCTTTATCTGTGCTGGATGGGTTACCAGATGTTGCGCGGCGCGCTGAAGAAAAGCGCGCCGACGGGCGAAGCGCCGCAGGTTGAGCTGGCGGCGCGCGGGCGCAGTTTCCTGAAAGGGATGCTGACCAACCTGGCGAACCCGAAAGCGGTTATCTACTTCGGCAGCGTTTTTTCACTGTTCGTCAGCGACAGCGTCGGCACCAGCGCCCGCTGGGGGATTTTCGTGCTGATAGCGCTGGAGACCTTCGCGTGGTTTGCGCTGGTGGCGAGCGTCTTTGCACTGCCGAAAATGCGCCGGGGCTACCAGCGTCTGGCGAGGTGGATCGATGGCACCGCCGGGGCGCTGTTCACCGGCTTCGGCATCCATCTTATTATCTCTCGCTAA
- the rhtB gene encoding Homoserine/homoserine lactone efflux protein, with protein MRELRMTFEWWCTYLLTTLILSLSPGSGAINTMSTAISHGYRGAAASIAGLQTGLALHIMLVGIGLGALFSRSLMAFEVLKWAGAAYLIWLGIQQWRAAGAIDLNALAQSQPRSRLFKRAVFVNLTNPKSIVFLAALFPQFIVPHQPQAMQYVVLGVTTIVVDIIVMIGYATLATRIRGWIKGPHQMKALNKVFGSLFMLIGALLATARRA; from the coding sequence ATCAGGGAGCTTCGCATGACCTTCGAGTGGTGGTGTACCTACCTTCTGACGACCCTTATCCTCAGCCTCTCGCCGGGTTCTGGCGCCATTAACACCATGAGCACCGCCATCAGCCACGGGTATCGCGGCGCGGCGGCTTCCATCGCCGGGTTACAGACCGGTCTTGCGCTGCATATCATGCTGGTCGGCATTGGGTTAGGGGCGCTGTTCTCCCGTTCGCTGATGGCTTTTGAAGTGCTGAAATGGGCGGGCGCGGCGTATCTTATCTGGCTTGGCATTCAGCAGTGGCGCGCCGCGGGCGCCATCGATCTCAACGCGCTCGCGCAAAGCCAGCCGCGCAGCAGGCTGTTTAAACGCGCGGTATTTGTGAATCTCACTAACCCAAAAAGCATCGTGTTTCTCGCCGCGCTGTTCCCACAGTTTATCGTGCCGCATCAGCCACAGGCGATGCAGTATGTGGTGCTTGGGGTGACCACCATTGTCGTGGATATTATCGTGATGATTGGCTATGCGACGCTTGCCACGCGGATTCGCGGATGGATCAAAGGCCCGCATCAGATGAAGGCTTTGAATAAAGTCTTTGGTTCGCTGTTTATGCTGATTGGCGCGCTGCTTGCCACCGCGCGCCGCGCCTGA
- the pldB gene encoding Lysophospholipase L2 encodes MTRHRNSWFSREAGFAAFTMGALTDFWQQREEDEFLGVDNIPVRFVRFRAEKHDRVIVVCPGRIETYVKYAELAYDLFHCGFDVLIIDHRGQGRSGRLLEDTHRGHVVNFSDYVDDFERFWQQEVATGPWRKRYLLAHSMGGAIGTLFQLRNPNAFDAVALCAPMFGIIIRLPDWMLRSILDWAEEYPSLRDGYAIGTGRWRPLPFSLNMLTHSHERYRRNLRFYADEPQLRVGGPTYHWVREGIQAGEQVLAGATDSTTPLLLLQAELERVVDNRSHDRFCELRAAAGHPCWGGKPYVIKGAYHEILFEQDAMRAEALNAIVDFFDEHN; translated from the coding sequence ATGACCAGACACAGGAACAGTTGGTTTTCACGGGAAGCCGGGTTCGCGGCGTTCACGATGGGCGCGCTGACGGATTTCTGGCAGCAGCGCGAAGAAGATGAGTTTTTGGGTGTTGATAACATTCCGGTGCGCTTTGTGCGTTTTCGTGCTGAAAAGCACGATCGCGTTATCGTCGTCTGCCCTGGTCGCATCGAAACCTACGTAAAGTATGCGGAACTGGCATACGATCTGTTTCACTGTGGGTTTGACGTGCTGATTATCGACCACCGCGGGCAGGGGCGTTCCGGCCGGCTGCTGGAAGATACGCATCGCGGCCATGTCGTGAATTTCAGCGACTATGTCGATGATTTCGAACGTTTCTGGCAGCAAGAAGTAGCGACTGGCCCATGGCGTAAACGCTATCTGCTGGCGCATTCGATGGGCGGGGCTATTGGGACGCTGTTTCAGTTGCGTAACCCGAACGCGTTTGATGCTGTGGCGCTCTGCGCGCCGATGTTCGGCATCATTATCCGCCTGCCGGACTGGATGCTGCGCTCGATCCTCGACTGGGCGGAAGAGTACCCGTCGCTGCGCGATGGTTACGCCATCGGCACCGGACGCTGGCGGCCACTGCCCTTTAGCCTCAACATGCTGACGCACAGCCACGAGCGCTACCGGCGCAATCTGCGTTTTTATGCCGACGAACCGCAACTGCGCGTCGGCGGACCTACGTATCACTGGGTGCGGGAAGGCATCCAGGCAGGAGAACAGGTGCTGGCGGGGGCCACCGACAGCACCACGCCGCTATTGTTACTCCAGGCAGAGCTGGAACGTGTGGTGGATAACCGCTCGCACGACCGCTTCTGTGAACTTCGCGCCGCGGCGGGCCACCCGTGTTGGGGGGGTAAACCTTACGTCATCAAAGGGGCGTACCATGAGATCCTGTTTGAGCAGGACGCTATGCGCGCCGAAGCGCTGAATGCCATTGTCGATTTCTTCGACGAGCATAACTGA
- the yigL gene encoding Uncharacterized protein yigL, which produces MTDYSRPERSVAPPEVVFIMYQVVASDLDGTLLAPDHALTPFAKQTLKLLTARGVNFVFATGRHHIDVGQIRDGLEIKAYMITSNGARVHDTDGNLVFTHNLDTDIAADLFGVVRDNPDIITNVYRDDEWFMSRERPDELKYFKEAVFKYSLFEPALLEPQGVSKVFFTCDIHEKLLPLEQAINARWGDRVNVSFSTLTCLEVMAGGVSKGHALEAVAKAMGFGLDSCIAFGDGMNDAEMLSMAGKGCIMGNAHQRLKDLLPELEVIGTNAEDAVPHYLRKLFLD; this is translated from the coding sequence ATAACTGATTACTCGCGACCGGAGCGTTCGGTCGCTCCACCAGAGGTTGTTTTTATTATGTATCAGGTCGTTGCGTCTGATTTAGACGGCACACTCTTAGCCCCTGACCATGCACTGACGCCGTTTGCCAAACAAACGCTCAAATTACTGACCGCCCGCGGCGTGAACTTTGTCTTCGCCACCGGTCGCCACCATATCGACGTCGGCCAGATCCGCGACGGCCTTGAGATCAAGGCCTATATGATCACCTCCAACGGCGCGCGGGTGCACGACACCGACGGCAATCTGGTTTTTACCCATAATCTTGATACCGATATCGCCGCCGATCTGTTCGGCGTGGTGCGCGATAACCCCGATATCATCACTAATGTCTATCGTGACGACGAATGGTTTATGAGCCGCGAGCGGCCGGATGAGCTGAAATATTTTAAAGAAGCCGTCTTTAAATATTCGCTGTTCGAACCGGCCTTGCTGGAGCCGCAGGGCGTCAGCAAAGTCTTCTTCACCTGCGATATTCACGAAAAGCTGCTGCCGCTGGAGCAGGCCATCAACGCCCGCTGGGGCGATCGCGTTAACGTGAGCTTTTCCACGCTTACCTGCCTTGAAGTCATGGCGGGCGGCGTCTCCAAAGGCCACGCGCTGGAGGCGGTCGCCAAAGCGATGGGGTTTGGGCTGGACAGCTGCATCGCGTTCGGCGACGGAATGAACGACGCGGAGATGCTCTCCATGGCGGGCAAAGGCTGCATCATGGGCAATGCGCATCAGCGCCTGAAAGATTTGCTTCCCGAGCTGGAAGTGATCGGC